In Daphnia magna isolate NIES linkage group LG7, ASM2063170v1.1, whole genome shotgun sequence, a single genomic region encodes these proteins:
- the LOC116927073 gene encoding uncharacterized protein LOC116927073, with translation MACKSSSDEEEKDFLVCGICMEYYDTDDRTPKILECFHSCCVTCLKLQAVTSLVTCPYCRNVTKIKNGVDNMTSNFYIMPKIQKMVAKRKTIEHMIANTKNNWAESIAKRRDVQSKLKMVQDALKLIENTISQKAEDNNEKIAILQSLLEDPFSKQDMEELLASYSKCEADHKYSKEELDAAESLGKSLSDIENFMCCLTLKKKNDGANYNVKALEKKILAFNNKSPHGPRIGSYHSVLTFILFQMREEKLWEEATQNGERDQACEVEPTNGKPSKQHAPIKQSHPSLAGDSSDDDWSTTETESSSGQKHNMCYMQFKINNVIQPKVVFRLNFDEAPMMSRRFMDYCKGSTGLSYKSCSVFMNKDGESFTAGKYEDLEIVLDDGGCASSFLYGWCDGKSQRFIADHSTLDEVKGALRMRHRGRSLEGVYVCSEFSVICRDHPNNNQMTTVFGYVHRGIEICQNISRLNLNQNDVVIHSCGVE, from the exons ATGGCTTGCAAATCAAGTagtgatgaagaagaaaaagattttttggtATGCGGCATATGCATGGAGTACTATGATACTGACGATCGCACACCAAAAATACTAGAATGTTTTCATTCGTGTTGTGTCACATGTTTAAAG TTGCAAGCTGTAACCTCACTTGTTACATGCCCATATTGCCGTAATGtgactaaaataaaaaacggaGTGGATAATATGACAAGTAACTTTTACATTATGcccaaaattcaaaaaatggtGGCTAAAAg gaaAACAATTGAACACATGAtagcaaacacaaaaaataattggGCTGAATCAATTGCCAAGCGTCGTGATGTACAGTCAAAGCTGAAAATGGTTCAGGATGCTTTGAAACTCATAGAGAATACCATTTCCCAAAAGGCAGAAGATAATAATGAAAAGATTGCAATATTGCAGTCTCTGTTAGAAGATCCATTTTCCAAACAGGACATGGAGGAACTCCTAGCTTCATATTCCAAGTGTGAGGCTGATCATAAATATTCTAAAGAAGAACTTGATGCAGCTGAAAGCCTTGGAAAAAGCTTATCCGACATCGAGAATTTTATGTGCTGCTTaacattgaaaaagaagaatgatgGGGCTAACTACAATGTTAAAGCTTTGGAGAAAAAGATTCTAGCTTTCAATAACAAATCTCCTCACGGGCCTCGTATTGGCTCATACCATTCGGTTTTGACTTTTATACTGTTCCAAATGAGGGAAGAAAAGCTCTGGGAAGAAGCAACTCAGAATGGGGAAAGAGATCAAGCATGTGAAGTGGAACCAACGAACGGGAAACCTAGCAAGCAGCATGCACCCATCAAACAGTCACATCCGAGTTTGGCCGGGGATTCGTCTGACGATGATTGGTCAACCACTGAAACGGAATCATCTTCCGGGCAAAAACACAACATGTGCTATATGCAGTTTAAAATCAACAATGTTATCCAGCCAAAAGTAGTTTTCCGACTCAACTTTGATGAGGCTCCCATGATGAGTAGGCGCTTCATGGATTACTGCAAGGGTAGCACAGGGTTGTCTTACAAATCCTGTTCCGTATTTATG AATAAAGACGGGGAATCCTTTACTGCCGGAAAGTACGAAGATTTGGAAATTGTGTTGGACGATGGAGGATGTGCCAGTTCGTTTCTTTATGGATGGTGTGATGGGAAATCTCAGCGTTTCATAGCCGATCATTCTACATTAGACGAGGTTAAAGGTGCACTGCGTATGCGTCATCGCGGAAGAAGCCTAGAAGGGGTATACGTCTGCTCAGAGTTCTCCGTTATCTGCCGTGACCATCCCAACAACAACCAGATGACCACAGTCTTTGGCTACGTCCACAGAGGCATCGAGATATGCCAGAATATAAGTCGTCTTAACCTTAATCAAAACGATGTCGTCATTCACTCTTGTGGAGTTGAATAG
- the LOC123474640 gene encoding uncharacterized protein LOC123474640: MRQTKLIGFFSTLVLLLAFSVTIDGQKKTVIKVSTTTETTTFTKRTSTVCLSLISEGGVGPTPCRRRRQFWIEEPIFLEPYNQFDEYYSQFLIQPTNVFQLETTAAPLMDFRNDPFSGMDDEYDSPAEFFLPHLPQSSLWMPSTDFRPRIYFKNGDTFARGGYRRAGNRKTSKKTTITFTRTRLVTETEMSTKTNTIGISGCTPSPLFYDICP, from the exons ATGCGGCAAACAAAGTTGATTGGCTTTTTCTCGACGCTTGTTTTATTGCTGGCATTCTCTGTAACTATCGACGGCCAGAAAAAAACG GTAATTAAAGTAAGTACAACAACGGAGACAACTACGTTCACGAAACGGACAAGTACGGTCTGCTTATCGTTGATATCAGAGGGAGGCGTAGGCCCGACGCCATGTCGTCGACGTCGACAATTTTGGATCGAAGAGCCAATTTTTTTGGAGCCGTACAATCAATTCGACGAATATTATTCGCAATTCCTCATCCAACCGACCAACGTTTTCCA GCTGGAAACGACTGCAGCGCCATTAATGGATTTCAGGAATGATCCATTTTCCGGTATGGACGATGAATACGACTCGCCCGCTGAATTTTTCTTGCCTCACTTACCCCAGTCATCTTTATGGATGCCTTCCACCGATTTTAGACCTAGAATTTACTTCAAGAATGGAGACACATTTGCCAGGGGTGGGTACAGAAGAGCAGGAAACCGCAAAACGAGTAAGAAGACAACAATCACCTTCACCAGAACAAGACTAGTGACAGAGACGGAAATGTCTACAAAGACCAACACTATCGGGATATCTGGTTGCACGCCCAGCCCTTTGTTTTACGATATTTGTCCTTAA
- the LOC116927088 gene encoding phosphatidylinositol glycan anchor biosynthesis class U protein produces MYSPWKSNILGVVIRAWMFNSGFYESLSDRVEISTPLNSWKRVVEGVYLHQRSQSPYEGDVFHETPTGLLFYTYLLKLNCNVLQAVFILCDVITAIVLTKATRLFIQDIVKDQQNKLKTYHKDAKTITLKKEEVANVPQYVTAAYLLNPYIVCSCVAMTTTVFANLILSLTLFAMAKRSRLLSTCCLALASHQSFYPVMLLVPIAIATAKEKQLLKSVFLTITSYALFTSLLIWFSYLSTGSWRFIESTYGCILKVPDLTPNIGLFWYFFTEMFDHFYLFFTYVFQLNPFIYVIPLAIRFDDNVPLLSFTLCAIMAIFKSYPSIGDVGFYLALLPLWNHLVPFFRHSFIVGCIFLVTSVLSPILWYLWIYTGSANANFFFATTLAFATAQIFLLTDVLFAQAKYDYHLKHGVDLKINGKDGMLVLE; encoded by the exons ATGTATAGCCCATGGAAAAGTAATATTTTGGGTGTTGTAATACGAGCGTGGATGTTTAATTCGGGGTTCTACGAGTCGCTGTCTGATAGAGTGGAAATATCGACTCCTTTGAACTCATGGAAGCGCG TGGTTGAAGGTGTTTACCTGCATCAGCGATCTCAATCTCCTTATGAAGGAGATGTCTTTCATGAGACTCCGACAGGACTCCTTTTCTACAcatatttattaaaattaaattgcAATGTTTTGCAAGCAGTCTTCATATTGTGTGATGTCATTACAGCAATTGTATTGACAAAGGCAACACGGTTATTTATTCAGGATATT GTAAAAGACCAGCAGAACAAATTGAAAACATACCATAAAGATGCCAAAACAATTaccttgaaaaaagaagaagtagcCAATGTTCCTCAGTACGTTACGGCTGCCTACCTGCTAAACCCTTATATAGTGTGCAGCTGTGTAGCTATGACAACAACAGTGTTTGCCAATTTGATTCTATCCCTAACACTGTTCGCTATGGCCAAGAGGTCCCGATTGCTATCAACTTGCTGTCTTGCTCTTGCCTCTCATCAGAGTTTTTATCCAGTCATGCTTTTGGTACCGATTGCTATAGCAACAGCCAAGGAGAAACAACTGCTCAAATCAGTCTTTTTGACAATCACGAGTTATGCACTTTTTACGTCTTTGTTGATCTGGTTCTCCTACCTGTCGACAGGAAGCTGGCGATTCATTGAATCGACATATGGTTGCAT TTTGAAGGTTCCTGATTTGACGCCCAATATTGGTCTCTTCTGGTACTTTTTCACCGAGATGTTTGACCACTTTTATCTATTCTTTACCTACGTCTTCCAACTCAACCCCTTTATCTACGTGATCCCATTGGCTATACGTTTTGATGACAACGTTCCTTTACTCAGCTTCACCTTGTGCGCGATCATGGCCATATTTAAATCATATCCGTCCATAGGGGATGTAGGTTTCTACCTAGCTCTCTTGCCGCTTTGGAATCATCTAGTTCCCT TTTTCAGGCACTCTTTTATCGTTGGCTGCATCTTCTTGGTGACATCAGTTCTTAGTCCTATCCTTTGGTATCTCTGGATATATACTGGTTCAGCCAAcgcaaatttcttttttgccacCACTTTGGCCTTCGCAACAGCTCAG ATTTTTCTCCTGACGGACGTTCTGTTTGCACAAGCAAAATATGACTACCATCTCAAACATGGGGTcgacttaaaaattaatgGTAAAGATGGTATGCTAGTCTTGGAATGA
- the LOC116927159 gene encoding UPF0676 protein C1494.01 yields the protein MPEIPVVDLSNMGLHQGRITKELDEAFSTVGFVYLKNHGIDQKKVDNVFEASRTFFQLPEDIKKGYPRDNEHFDGYTGRDQEILEDSSVHEVREAYDVTSPTGFYPDDSVPQFRPAICELAQSLCQLTVDLLKCMALALGLDEDYLSSRHQHIFHGVDKNGTILRSLYYPSLSGDDIQPGVVRCGEHSDYGTVTLLLQDDMGGLEVLSGSEWIAADPIPGAVLVNLGDLMQFWTSDRYHATVHRVRVPEIEIRRRSPRQSIAFFVQPDNGVMISALDGSQKHPPVESLAYLKLRLSETYKY from the exons ATGCCGGAGATTCCCGTCGTTGACCTGTCCAACATGG gCTTACATCAAGGCCGCATCACGAAAGAATTAGACGAAGCATTCTCCACCGTTGGTTTCGTCTATTTGAAAAATCACGGAATAGATCAAAAGAAG gtGGACAATGTGTTTGAAGCTTCTAGAACATTCTTTCAGCTGCCGGAAGATATCAAAAAAGGTTATCCACGAGATAATGAGCATTTCGACGGCTACACGGGGAGAGATCAGGAGAT CTTGGAAGACAGCAGCGTGCACGAAGTCCGCGAAGCTTATGACGTCACATCTCCGACTGGATTCTATCCCGACGACAGCGTTCCTCAATTCCGCCCAGCTATTTGCGAGTTGGCCCAGTCACTTTGCCAGTTGACCGTCGACTTGTTGAAATGCATGGCACTTGCTCTAG GATTGGACGAAGATTATCTGAGCAGTCGACATCAGCACATATTCCATGGCGTAGACAAAAATGGGACGATTTTGCGTTCACTTTATTATCCCTCACTAAGTGGAGACGACATTCAACCGGGTGTCGTCAGATGTGGAGAGCACTCTGATTACGGCACTGTCACTTTATTGCTCCAAGATGATATGGGAGGGTTAGAA GTGCTGTCGGGATCAGAATGGATAGCAGCCGATCCCATTCCTGGAGCTGTGTTGGTAAATCTAGGAGATTTGATGCAATTTTGGACTTCCGATCGATATCATGCTACT GTTCATCGAGTACGAGTGCCTGAAATCGAGATACGTCGACGTTCACCTCGTCAGTCAATCGCATTTTTCGTTCAGCCCGATAATGGCGTTATGATCTCTGCGCTGGACGGGTCGCAGAAACATCCACCCGTCGAATCTTTGGCGTATTTGAAACTCCGCTTATCTGAGACGTACAAGTATTGA
- the LOC116927197 gene encoding uncharacterized protein LOC116927197 isoform X1 has product MMIEKMEVLLHAATHDGVGKFCNAADTYPCRRRWILPPEGLAIHLSPGFANRKDRGKRSVSINSKAGHSIIQFTLRSLSSSNSSSNRHANLPFSLVVLMACVVSAQFPAGWNYNPFLYYPYTAQQPPVQETPEVAAARATHLAIHALAKSQAVKPTPVSVHSAAISTTPNVWTAKAQHQGASSATASSAVVTNAGIPQQVQETAEVAAARRAHMAAHALAAARVVKGVPAQPLSTAFASQQLANSVAANTNAIVSSLPSFLPAVTWGPPQPVQDTPEVQAAKLAFFRAFREALARFG; this is encoded by the exons ATGATGATAGAGAAGATGGAGGTGCTACTTCACGCAGCTACGCATGATGGAGTAGGGAAATTTTGTAACGCAGCCGATACCTATCCCTGCAGACGAAGATGGATTCTTCCGCCCGAAGGACTGGCTATCCATCTGTCACCTG GCTTCGCCAATCGCAAGGATAGGGGCAAACGATCAGTTAGTATAAATTCAAAAGCTGGGCACTCCATAATTCAGTTCACTCTACGCTCTCTGTCTTCAAGCAATTCTTCATCGAATCGACATGCAAACCTCC CCTTTTCCCTTGTCGTTTTGATGGCCTGCGTCGTCTCTGCTCAGTTCCCGGCCGGCTGGAACTACAACCCTTTTCTCTACTACCCCTACACCGCACAACAGCCTCCCGTTCAAGAGACACCTGAAGTGGCTGCTGCCCGTGCTACCCATTTAGCGATTCACGCTCTAGCCAAATCGCAAGCTGTCAAGCCTACCCCCGTTTCGGTACATTCGGCTGCCATATCAACTACCCCTAATGTTTGGACCGCTAAAGCACAACATCAAGGAGCCTCTTCGGCAACTGCATCAAGCGCAGTTGTTACGAACGCGGGTATACCTCAACAAGTTCAAGAGACTGCCGAAGTGGCGGCTGCTCGCCGTGCTCACATGGCCGCTCACGCTCTTGCAGCCGCGAGGGTTGTGAAGGGAGTCCCCGCCCAGCCGCTTTCGACGGCTTTTGCGAGCCAACAACTTGCTAATTCTGTTGCAGCCAATACGAACGCTATCGTTTCGAGCCTTCCTTCTTTCCTGCCGGCCGTGACTTGGGGTCCACCTCAGCCCGTTCAAGACACTCCCGAAGTTCAGGCTGCTAAATTGGCTTTCTTCCGCGCTTTCCGAGAGGCATTAGCTCGTTTTGGCTAA
- the LOC116927142 gene encoding uncharacterized protein LOC116927142 yields the protein MFRFPRRLSYSALIAGVIVGFFFYWVIDIQPFHLYFVSEAEFMDTYTFSDGFNNETGVDRFIVPNIIHFIRFKSFELKFMDYVVIMAAMRNHRPDKFYFHTDVKDAKCEGKYWEWVKKDRELWSRIEVKYLEVPTEIFGQQLSDGWRLWHGSDISRLRMIKKYGGIYLDNDCFVLKSLDKYRKFECSINWDENQSLGNQVIIANKNARILPLWLDTYKEYHSDLWYYNGGERPTVEILHRRPEFIHRVKGDFGADDGISPNLYLNKDFEWRHLDIIHLLIGQRIFWDPNYNATPVFDENNIRTYPYPIGEMVRELLDMPQPPKIIS from the exons atgtttcgtTTTCCTCGCCGATTGTCCTATTCAGCCCTGATTGCTGGTGTCATCGTTGGGTTCTTCTTCTACTGGGTCATCGATATTCAGCCGTTTCATCT GTATTTTGTTAGCGAAGCAGAGTTCATGGACACTTACACCTTTTCCGATGGCTTCAACAACGAGACTGGCGTCGATCGCTTCATCGTGCCCAACATCATTCACTTTATCCGCTTCAAGAGTTTCGAGCTCAAATTCATGGACTATGTGGTAATCATGGCCGCGATGCGCAATCACAGACCCGATAAATTCTATTTCCACACGGATGTCAAAGACGCTAAATGCGAAGGAAAGTATTGGGAATGGGTGAAAAAGGATCGAGAATTGTGGTCTCGAATCGAAGTCAAGTACCTGGAAGTGCCAACGGAAATCTTCGGACAGCAACTGAGCGACGGTTGGAGGTTATGGCACGGCAGTGACATCTCACGGTTACGTATGATCAAAAAGTACGGAGGCATCTATTTGGATAATGACTGTTTCGTCCTCAAATCACTGGACAAGTACCGTAAATTCGAATGTTCCATCAACTGGGACGAAAATCAAAGTCTTGGCAATCAAGTCATCATTGCCAATAAGAACGCTCGCATTCTGCCTCTATGGCTAGACACTTATAAGGAGTATCATTCGGACTTGTG GTATTACAACGGCGGAGAGCGACCCACAGTCGAGATTTTGCATCGCCGTCCAGAATTCATTCACCGAGTGAAGGGAGATTTCGGAGCCGACGATGGCATATCGCCTAATCTCTATTTGAATAAAGATTTCGAATGGCGCCATTTAGATATCATTCATTTGCTCATAGGGCAACGCATTTTCT GGGATCCCAATTACAACGCAACGCCCGTTTTCGATGAAAACAACATTCGCACTTATCCGTATCCGATCGGAGAAATGGTTCGCGAACTTCTCGATATGCCTCAGCCCCCGAAAATCATTTCCTGA
- the LOC116927100 gene encoding UDP-N-acetylglucosamine transporter, producing MKTLLSGKLTKLLTPSVIRYGLLLLLTVQNTATVLCMRASMINASATNQKYVVSTLVLTMETIKVVILLALIVIVESSCSLRKAMTLLYDEIVCRPYDTLPLAVPSFLYVVQDNLIVYALSCVDATTYQVTYQLRILTTAIFARMLLNKIITVKRWLSLVLLMLGVILTQVHFSKDSGIFSFRTGKEGPAYVLGLVSILCATLTSGFAGVYNEKLIKNGQQPLLLIRSIQLSLFCLFFAFLGVLLKDGRLVSTQGYFYGYSPLVWLVAAMQAVGGIIVAGTMKYADNILKTFATSISIVMSCIFSYYLLGDDNLTATFIVGTVAILFATYLYSVATVQTAKPAEPIKS from the exons ATGAAAACGTTGCTGTCAGGGAAATTAACCAAACTGCTAACTCCTTCCGTTATCCGTTATGGCTTGTTACTATTGTTAACCGTCCAG AATACGGCAACAGTTCTCTGCATGCGAGCGTCGATGATCAACGCTTCAGCAACCAATCAGAAATACGTCGTATCCACATTAGTGCTAACAATGGAAACAATTAAAGTCGTGATCCTCCTGGCTTTGATTGTGATCGTCGAATCGAGCTGTTCCCTTCGCAAAGCCATGACGCTGCTGTACGATGAAATAGTTTGCCGGCCGTACGATACCCTCCCATTGGCTGTCCCGAGTTTCCTGTACGTCGTCCAGGACAATCTGATTGTTTACGCCTTATCGTGCGTCGACGCCACCACTTATCAA GTCACCTACCAACTAAGAATATTGACGACCGCCATATTCGCTAGGATGTTGCTCAACAAAATCATAACAGTAAAGAGATGGCTGTCTCTCGTTTTGTTGATGCTTGGCGTGATTCTAACTCAG GTCCATTTCAGTAAAGACAGTGGGATTTTTAGTTTCCGAACTGGAAAAGAAGGTCCGGCTTACGTTTTGGGTCTCGTCTCTATTTTGTGCGCAACGTTGACCAGCGGTTTCGCCGGTGTTTACAATGAGAAGTTGATCAAAAACGGACAACAACCTTTACTACTGATCAGAAGTATTCAGCTAA gtttgttttgccttttcttCGCATTTTTAGGTGTGCTATTGAAGGACGGACGACTGGTCAGTACACAAGGCTATTTTTACGGTTATAGTCCGCTCGTTTGGTTGGTTGCAGCCATGCAG GCTGTGGGTGGTATAATTGTGGCTGGAACGATGAAGTATGCCGACAACATCTTGAAAACGTTCGCCACTTCGATTTCAATCGTGATGTCGTGCATTTTTTCCTATTACCTACTGGGCGATGACAATTTAACGGCCACATTCATCGTTGGAACTGTAGCCATTTTATTCGCCACGTATCTGTATTCGGTGGCCACGGTTCAGACTGCGAAACCAGCTGAACCAATAAAATCATAA
- the LOC123474641 gene encoding uncharacterized protein LOC123474641 gives MQTMTSHILFTVLLLLFFSTTTSGQRRRKPQVTKTKTEIRTITETKTKTTSTHCASFITSESEILTTCRRRRQYWIDVPVFLAVDEQFDQQLSQYFAHPPEKFQVETTIPAEEGYAHSGWMSDLFRSSSPISSMSSYSIQPSIQENDFKPIFFGELDDMARRMFGRRRKVTFVTNTFTTTSTTTKTSTTTATFFLTGCVPSPFSYSFCS, from the exons ATGCAAACGATGACAAGCCACATCTTGTTCACTGTTCTATTGCTGCTCTTCTTCTCGACCACTACGAGTGGCCAGCGAAGACGCAAACCTCAG GtaacaaaaacgaaaacggAAATCAGAACAATTACGGAAACGAAGACGAAGACGACATCGACGCACTGCGCGTCGTTCATCACGTCAGAGTCGGAGATACTCACAACGTGTCGTCGACGTCGGCAGTACTGGATCGACGTTCCAGTTTTCTTGGCAGTGGACGAACAATTCGACCAGCAATTATCGCAATACTTTGCCCATCCGCCTGAAAAGTTCCA AGTGGAAACGACCATTCCGGCAGAAGAAGGATATGCGCATTCAGGATGGATGTCGGATTTATTCCGTTCCTCGTCGCCCATCAGTTCGATGTCGTCTTATTCCATCCAGCCGTCGATACAAGAAAACGATTTCAAACCGATATTCTTTGGTGAACTGGATGATATGGCCAGGCGGATGTTCGGAAGAAGACGGAAGGTTACCTTCGTCACCAACACGTTCACGACTACATCGACCACGACAAAGACATCCACAACGACGGCCACTTTCTTCCTTACCGGATGTGTGCCCAGTCCTTTTTCCTACAGTTTCTGTTCTTGA
- the LOC116927197 gene encoding pupal cuticle protein isoform X2, translating into MQTSVAFSLVVLMACVVSAQFPAGWNYNPFLYYPYTAQQPPVQETPEVAAARATHLAIHALAKSQAVKPTPVSVHSAAISTTPNVWTAKAQHQGASSATASSAVVTNAGIPQQVQETAEVAAARRAHMAAHALAAARVVKGVPAQPLSTAFASQQLANSVAANTNAIVSSLPSFLPAVTWGPPQPVQDTPEVQAAKLAFFRAFREALARFG; encoded by the exons ATGCAAACCTCC GTAGCCTTTTCCCTTGTCGTTTTGATGGCCTGCGTCGTCTCTGCTCAGTTCCCGGCCGGCTGGAACTACAACCCTTTTCTCTACTACCCCTACACCGCACAACAGCCTCCCGTTCAAGAGACACCTGAAGTGGCTGCTGCCCGTGCTACCCATTTAGCGATTCACGCTCTAGCCAAATCGCAAGCTGTCAAGCCTACCCCCGTTTCGGTACATTCGGCTGCCATATCAACTACCCCTAATGTTTGGACCGCTAAAGCACAACATCAAGGAGCCTCTTCGGCAACTGCATCAAGCGCAGTTGTTACGAACGCGGGTATACCTCAACAAGTTCAAGAGACTGCCGAAGTGGCGGCTGCTCGCCGTGCTCACATGGCCGCTCACGCTCTTGCAGCCGCGAGGGTTGTGAAGGGAGTCCCCGCCCAGCCGCTTTCGACGGCTTTTGCGAGCCAACAACTTGCTAATTCTGTTGCAGCCAATACGAACGCTATCGTTTCGAGCCTTCCTTCTTTCCTGCCGGCCGTGACTTGGGGTCCACCTCAGCCCGTTCAAGACACTCCCGAAGTTCAGGCTGCTAAATTGGCTTTCTTCCGCGCTTTCCGAGAGGCATTAGCTCGTTTTGGCTAA
- the LOC116927196 gene encoding uncharacterized protein LOC116927196 has product MNRVGIFATLLLLLSNSIEGDRRVTVVRMTTETTTTTTTISTNTVCFSLNTVGGVPIPPCRRRRQHWIEEPLFLAQQDQVDKDLSQFVIEPKETFQVEPTLLPGAGFNTYGYSGLNRGGYGSRDSLAKHSIQSSLFVPVSSEHQRLYFGSPLFLRRIWAYLANDLYRRDDTKRTVTFTRTKIATEREMSTKTNTIGISGCTPSPLPYDVCP; this is encoded by the exons ATGAATCGTGTTGGCATTTTTGCTACGTTATTGTTATTGCTATCGAACAGCATCGAGGGCGATCGAAGAGTGACG GTCGTTAGGATGACAACTGAAACGacgacaacgacgacgacgataTCGACAAACACGGTATGTTTCTCGTTGAACACGGTAGGAGGCGTGCCTATCCCCCCATGTCGTCGCCGTCGACAACACTGGATCGAAGAGCCCCTTTTCTTAGCTCAGCAAGATCAAGTCGACAAAGACCTATCGCAATTCGTCATCGAACCAAAAGAAACATTcca GGTAGAGCCGACTCTACTTCCGGGGGCAGGATTCAACACGTACGGATATTCAGGATTGAATCGAGGTGGTTACGGGTCACGAGATTCGCTCGCCAAACATTCCATTCAGTCTTCGCTGTTCGTGCCTGTCAGTAGTGAACACCAGAGACTTTACTTTGGCTCGCCGTTGTTCCTCCGCCGGATATGGGCGTACCTAGCAAACGACCTGTACCGCAGGGATGACACAAAAAGGACAGTGACCTTTACTAGAACAAAGATAGCAACAGAAAGAGAAATGTCCACCAAGACGAACACCATAGGCATTTCAGGTTGCACGCCCAGCCCGCTGCCGTACGACGTGTGTCCGTGA